GGAACCCGTTCTCCTGGGCCGTCGACGGCACCCGCGCGCTGTTCGCGGGCAACCCCGGCGCGCCCGAGGTCTGGCAGGGGCTCACCATCACGCTCGTGCTGGCCGTGCTCGCCACGGCCTGGGCCGCCCGGATGTTCGCGCGCAGCGTCCGCTGACCGATCTACGGTGGACCGGTGCGTTTCCACCGTGACCGGGCCACGTGGCTGATCTACGTCCAGCTCGGACTGTGGGGCTACTTCCTCTACGGCTTCGGGCCGGTCGTTCCGCTGCTCCGCGACGAACAGGGCACCACCGCCGCGGTCGCCGGCCTGCACAGCACCGCACTCGCGGTCGGTGGCCTGCTCAGCGGCGTGCTCTACCCACCGCTGTCCCGCCGTCTCGGCCGGGCGCGCACCATGTGGTGCGCGCTCGGCGGCGTCACGGCCGCCACGATCCTGCTGATCTCGTTCCGCCCGCTGCCGGTCACGCTCACCGCCGCGACGCTGGCCTCCATGTGCGGCTGGACGGTGGTGAGCTGCGCGGTCAGCGCCCTCACCGCACGCCACGGCCCGCTCGCCCCGACCGCGATCACCGAGGCCAACGCGGCGGCGGTCGGCTTCGGCATGATCTCCCCGCTGCTGACCGGGCTCGGCGTACGGCTCTGGGACACCTGGCGTCCCGGCATCGGCGCGCTCATCCTGCTGGTCGCCATCACCATCACCACATCCGCGGTACGACGCACCCGCCGCCCGCCCACGCCCGCCCCCTCCGGCATCCGCGGCCGGCCCGGTGGTCCCGCCGCCCAGGCCGGCCCCGGCGACCTCATCGTGCCTGCCGGTCCTGCCGGTCCTGCCGGGTTTGCGCGTTCTTCCGCGTCAGCCGGTCCTGCGGGCTCCGGCGGGGCCGACGGTGGGGCCGCGCCTGCCGGGTTCGAGGGCTCGGGTGGTCCGCCCGGTTCCGGCGGCTCGAGTGCCTCCGCCGGGGCCGGAGTCGGGGAAGAGGCCAGGGCCGGTGCCCGGGTTCCGTCCCAGCGGCTTCCCCGGTCGTACTGGCTGGCCTGGTCCATGCTCTGTGTCACCGGGTCGATCGAGGTCTGCCTGTCGCTCTGGGCCGCCGACGTCCTCCGCGGCCACGCCGGCATGTCACCCGGCGGCGCCTCCGCCACCGTCGCCGCGATCGTCGGCGGCATGTTCGCCGGTCGCCTCGCCGGCAGCCGGATCGCGCTGCGCGTCCCGCCGGTCCCGCTGCTGCTCGCCGCACTCGGCGTCTCCGCCATCGGCTTCGTCCTGTTCTGGACGCCGCCGGTCGGCTGGCTCGCCGCCACCGGCCTGATCGTGCTCGGGTTCGGCAACGCGATGCACTACCCGCTCACCATCTCCCTCGCCCTGGCCGCCGCTCCCGGCCAGGCCGACCTCGCGGCCGCCAGGGCCAACTACACCGCCGTGATCGGCTTCGGCGCGGCCCCGCTCCTGCTCGGCGCGCTCTCCGACCACATCGGCCCGCACCCGGCCTTCCTGCTGCTGCCCGCTCTCATCGTCACGGCCGCGCTGCTCACGCTCCGCCTCCGCCACTCCGTGCCCCCACGGCTCACCTGACCACCGTCGCCCGCCCACCCGGTACGCCGCTCACGGGCGCCGTCGCGCATCCCGTTCCACCCGGATCTGCTCTGCTCACCCACGTGGGACCCGGCGGTTCCGTGATCGTGTTCCGGCCGCGTTTGCTCTGCTTACCTCGGCGATGGCCGGCGCCGGCGTGCGGGCGGCGCTCAAAGTTGCGGCAGGTAAGCAGAGCAAACGCGGCGCGGCCGGTCAGCGGCGGCGGGCGAGGGTGATGCCGTCCGCCAGCGGCAGGATGATCGCGTCGACCCGGTCGTCGGCGGCCACGATGTCGTTGAAGCGTGCGATCGCCCGGTCCGCGTCGTTGCGCGGGGCCAGTACGTGACCGGCGCGGAGCACGTTGTCGATGATCAGCAGGCCACCCGGGTTCATCCGCGGCACCAGCTCCGCCCAGTAGGCCGGGTAGCCGACCTTGTCCGCGTCGATGAACACCAGGTCGATGTGCGGCTCCGCGGGCAGCTCCCGCAGCCCGTCCGCGGCCGCCCCGATCCGCAGCTCGATCTTCTTGTCCACGCCCGCGCGCGTCCAGTACCGGCGCGCCACCGCCGTGTACTCCGCCGAGATGTCGAAGCAGGTCAGCCGCCCGTCCTCGGGCAGTCCGCGAGCGATCGACAGCGCCGACAGCCCGGTGAACGTGCCCACCTCGACCGCCGTGCGCGCGCCCGTCAGCCTGGTCAGCAGCGTCAGCAGGCCGGCCTGCTCCGGCGAGACCTGCATGTCCGACTCCCGCGGGCTCAGCGCCGCGTGCGTCTCGGCGATCAGCTCCCGGGTGAGATCGTCCAACGGCATACCATGAGCCAGCGCGTACGCGTACAACTCCGGCGAATGCGGCAGCGTCTTGAAATCCATGACGCTCACGCTATTGCGTCAGGCGGTGGCCCAGAAGTCCGTGATGGAGTGACCGAGCTCCGCGACGAGCCGGCGCAGCAGCGGCAACGACAGCCCGACCACGGTCCCGTGGTCGCCCTCGATCCGCTCCACGAACGCGCCACCCAGCCCGTCGATCGTGAACGAACCAGCGACGTGCAGCGGCTCACCCGTACCCACGTAGGCCTTGATCTCGTCGTCGGACACGTCCGCGAAGTGCACGACCGTCGCGGCGACACCCTCGGCCACCCGCCCGCCACCCACGTCGACCAGGCTGTGACCGGTGTGCAGCGTCCCGCTCCGCCCGCGCATCGCCTGCCAGCGGCGCACCGCGTCGTCCGCGTCCGCCGGCTTGCCCAGGATCTCCCCGTCGAAGGCCAGCACCGAGTCACACCCCAGCACCAGCGTCGCCGGACCGGTCCCCGGCAGCGTCGCCGCCTCCGTCTGCCGCACCCGGTCGGCCACCGCGGCCGCCTTCAGCCGCGCCAGAACCTGGCACAACGTGTCCGCGCTGACCGCCTCCACCGCCGACTCGTCCACCCCGCTGACGATCACGTCCACATCGATCCCGGCGGACTTCAGGAGGGTACGGCGGGCCGGGCTCGCCGAGCCCAGGATCAGGCGCGGCCGGTTCGAGATCTGCACGGCTCCCCACGCTACCGGTAGCCGCGTTTCCCCACCCCAACCGGGCGCGTCACGGATAAATCGGGCAAAAGTTAAACCCGGCTGTAACGGCGAGGAATCAGGCCCGCAAGATTCCCTCCCTACAGTGCTGGACTCGGGAGGGGCTCAACCGCCACCACCCACGGCCACCCGTCGGGGCGCCTGGTTCAGGTCCGCGTCGGGCAACGCTGCCCGACCGCCCCGCTGCGGCCACGGTGCTCGTTCGGGGTCGCGTCGCCGCGGCCCCGAACGCAGCCGATCGCCGTCAGCCGCCGGGCCCACGTCTCCGAACTCGAAGCCGGACGACGAGCAGCGCCACCCCCAGCAAGCTCGCGGCCACCGCCACCACGATCACGGCAACCCGCCCCGGCGTGTTCCGCTCGGGCGCCGGAGCCGCCTGCCCGCTCGCACCCCCACGCGTCGGCTCCCCCGACGCCTCCAGCGGCGGCACGTCCGCGGTCAGCGCCGCCACCGGATCCACGATCCCGAACCCGTACTCCGGATCCCGCCCCGGCGCCCCTTTGTCCACCGCCGTCGCCGTCATCCGACGCACCACTTCAGCCGCCGACAACTCCGGATACCGACTCCACACCAACGCCGCCACCCCCGACACAATCGCCGCCGCCCCCGACGTTCCAGTGCCAGACTGGCCGTTGCTCCCGGACTCGCCCAATAATCCAACACCTGGGGCTGCAAGAGAGAGCTTGTCGCCTGTTGCTGATATGGCTGAGACGTTTCCCAATTGATCGGTGGCGCCTACAGCGACAACGCCGTCCACGTAAGCCGGGAAACCTATTATGTTCTGTTCTGGTCTATTTCCAGTGCTCGCAACAACTATGATGTCTTTGGATATTGCGTCTTCGACGGCTCGCCGTAGATCGCTGTCAGGGCCGCCGGTTGTTGACACGTTTATCACATCGGCGCCGTGGTCTGTAGCCCATCGAATTCCTTCTGTTGTTGCATCTGTCTGTCCATTCCCGCGCCCGTCCAACACCC
This genomic window from Catenuloplanes niger contains:
- a CDS encoding O-methyltransferase; translation: MDFKTLPHSPELYAYALAHGMPLDDLTRELIAETHAALSPRESDMQVSPEQAGLLTLLTRLTGARTAVEVGTFTGLSALSIARGLPEDGRLTCFDISAEYTAVARRYWTRAGVDKKIELRIGAAADGLRELPAEPHIDLVFIDADKVGYPAYWAELVPRMNPGGLLIIDNVLRAGHVLAPRNDADRAIARFNDIVAADDRVDAIILPLADGITLARRR
- a CDS encoding S8 family serine peptidase → MRISLTLAILMLPQQPSQGVATSWHLEYLNITEAHRISRGSGVVVAVIDSGVEPIPSLEHALLPGISFVEGDDSQGSTDEHGHGTAISKLIAASENDRDKGISPASKILPVRVLDGRGNGQTDATTEGIRWATDHGADVINVSTTGGPDSDLRRAVEDAISKDIIVVASTGNRPEQNIIGFPAYVDGVVAVGATDQLGNVSAISATGDKLSLAAPGVGLLGESGSNGQSGTGTSGAAAIVSGVAALVWSRYPELSAAEVVRRMTATAVDKGAPGRDPEYGFGIVDPVAALTADVPPLEASGEPTRGGASGQAAPAPERNTPGRVAVIVVAVAASLLGVALLVVRLRVRRRGPGG
- a CDS encoding MFS transporter; amino-acid sequence: MRFHRDRATWLIYVQLGLWGYFLYGFGPVVPLLRDEQGTTAAVAGLHSTALAVGGLLSGVLYPPLSRRLGRARTMWCALGGVTAATILLISFRPLPVTLTAATLASMCGWTVVSCAVSALTARHGPLAPTAITEANAAAVGFGMISPLLTGLGVRLWDTWRPGIGALILLVAITITTSAVRRTRRPPTPAPSGIRGRPGGPAAQAGPGDLIVPAGPAGPAGFARSSASAGPAGSGGADGGAAPAGFEGSGGPPGSGGSSASAGAGVGEEARAGARVPSQRLPRSYWLAWSMLCVTGSIEVCLSLWAADVLRGHAGMSPGGASATVAAIVGGMFAGRLAGSRIALRVPPVPLLLAALGVSAIGFVLFWTPPVGWLAATGLIVLGFGNAMHYPLTISLALAAAPGQADLAAARANYTAVIGFGAAPLLLGALSDHIGPHPAFLLLPALIVTAALLTLRLRHSVPPRLT
- a CDS encoding Maf family protein, yielding MQISNRPRLILGSASPARRTLLKSAGIDVDVIVSGVDESAVEAVSADTLCQVLARLKAAAVADRVRQTEAATLPGTGPATLVLGCDSVLAFDGEILGKPADADDAVRRWQAMRGRSGTLHTGHSLVDVGGGRVAEGVAATVVHFADVSDDEIKAYVGTGEPLHVAGSFTIDGLGGAFVERIEGDHGTVVGLSLPLLRRLVAELGHSITDFWATA